A stretch of Maridesulfovibrio zosterae DSM 11974 DNA encodes these proteins:
- the ftsW gene encoding putative lipid II flippase FtsW produces the protein MNKKKDLSGKPERPDYWLLAAALLLACFGLMMVLSASGIMAERFFDDKYLFFKKQAIFLAAGTFLMYLCARLPKAVFYNMVYVWLMGAFVLLLLCDFSPLSFSAGGAKRWIALGPMRIQPLEFCKPALVLYLAYFFSRKQDLIKTFSVGFLPPFAITGALCLLLMMQPDFGGSVFLCMILFFMSLVGGTRISYLLTSLIFAGGAGYMLITSSPYRLKRMTAFIDPFKSAHEEGYQLVQSLYAFGSGNIFGQGLGAGKQKLFFLPEAHNDFIMAVVGEELGFIGVTAVFLVIGFLLWRGFKIALAQDDLQDRFTAYGLTIMLALGFTLNLAVVMGTVPPKGVPMPFVSYGGSSLLISCACIGMLLNLSRGKV, from the coding sequence TTGAATAAGAAAAAGGACCTCTCCGGCAAACCTGAACGCCCTGACTACTGGCTGCTGGCTGCGGCACTACTGCTGGCCTGCTTCGGTTTAATGATGGTGCTCTCTGCGAGCGGCATCATGGCAGAGCGTTTCTTTGATGATAAATACCTATTCTTTAAGAAACAGGCTATTTTCCTCGCTGCCGGAACCTTTCTGATGTACTTGTGCGCCCGCCTGCCTAAAGCTGTGTTCTACAACATGGTTTATGTATGGCTTATGGGGGCATTTGTGCTGCTCCTGCTCTGCGATTTTTCACCGCTGTCGTTCTCTGCTGGCGGGGCTAAACGCTGGATAGCGCTAGGGCCTATGCGTATCCAGCCTCTCGAGTTCTGCAAGCCAGCATTGGTGCTCTACCTGGCTTACTTTTTCTCACGCAAGCAGGATTTGATCAAGACTTTCAGTGTTGGCTTTCTACCTCCGTTCGCCATTACAGGAGCACTTTGCCTGTTGCTAATGATGCAACCTGATTTCGGTGGATCAGTATTTTTATGCATGATTTTATTCTTCATGAGTCTGGTTGGAGGAACACGTATAAGCTATCTTCTGACTTCGCTTATTTTCGCAGGAGGAGCAGGTTACATGCTCATCACAAGTTCGCCATACCGCTTAAAACGTATGACTGCTTTTATTGATCCGTTCAAAAGTGCTCATGAAGAAGGATACCAACTGGTTCAGTCTCTTTATGCCTTTGGTTCAGGAAATATCTTTGGGCAGGGACTTGGCGCAGGTAAGCAAAAACTTTTCTTTCTACCTGAAGCGCACAATGACTTTATTATGGCTGTGGTAGGCGAGGAACTTGGTTTTATCGGCGTAACGGCAGTTTTCCTTGTTATCGGTTTTCTGCTCTGGCGTGGTTTTAAAATTGCGCTGGCACAAGATGATTTGCAGGACAGATTTACTGCTTATGGGCTGACAATTATGCTGGCTCTGGGTTTTACCCTAAACCTTGCTGTAGTAATGGGAACCGTGCCCCCTAAGGGAGTTCCCATGCCGTTTGTAAGTTATGGAGGTTCAAGTCTCCTTATTTCGTGTGCCTGTATTGGAATGCTGCTCAACCTGTCACGGGGAAAAGTCTGA
- the murD gene encoding UDP-N-acetylmuramoyl-L-alanine--D-glutamate ligase: MDNAFVKLVTSTRMFTNRLAIVAGAGRSGIAAAKLLHKLGATVRIVDANENLTTDILIGLGDNAQLMTGPFSTEQFDDADIIVVSPGIPVRNIKPFIGNLPERKIISELELASWFADEPKIAITGTNGKTTTTALIKHILEHSGRTAFAGANYGPPLSEYIVDKGQCDVLVLEVSSFQLQNCRLFRPQAAILLNVSANHLDYHMDMDEYLKAKLKIFERQSKYELAILPAHMKEELSPIDFTHAEVKWFNGETFPEQPNLPGLHNRSNIEAAWLALEKIGLSMEEFQSGLKTFKGKPHRIENIGSVNGVQFIDDSKGTNLDAVTAALKSFAGPVRLLLGGKFKGGDVTSLIPAMKGRVTEVALFGAGREHFEPPLKNDFKISWHANLEKAVKTLFANSDAGDTILLSPGTASFDAYTGYEARGADFQRIMEELS, translated from the coding sequence ATGGACAACGCATTCGTAAAACTGGTCACCTCGACCCGCATGTTCACCAATCGACTGGCAATTGTTGCCGGTGCAGGACGTTCAGGCATAGCTGCAGCAAAACTGTTGCACAAGCTTGGTGCAACTGTGCGTATTGTTGATGCGAATGAAAATCTGACAACAGATATTCTTATAGGACTGGGTGATAATGCGCAGCTCATGACCGGTCCGTTCAGCACTGAGCAATTTGATGATGCTGATATTATTGTCGTCAGTCCCGGTATTCCCGTGCGTAACATAAAGCCTTTTATAGGGAATCTTCCGGAACGAAAGATAATTTCCGAACTGGAGCTTGCGTCCTGGTTTGCAGATGAGCCGAAAATCGCCATTACAGGAACCAATGGTAAAACCACTACTACAGCACTTATCAAGCATATTCTCGAGCATTCCGGCAGGACCGCTTTCGCAGGAGCGAACTACGGCCCTCCCCTTTCAGAATATATTGTTGATAAAGGACAGTGTGATGTACTGGTACTTGAAGTTTCGAGTTTCCAGCTCCAGAACTGCCGTCTTTTCAGACCTCAGGCCGCTATATTGCTGAATGTTTCTGCCAACCATCTGGATTACCATATGGATATGGACGAATACCTTAAGGCAAAATTGAAAATATTTGAACGCCAAAGCAAATATGAACTGGCTATACTCCCAGCACACATGAAAGAGGAACTTTCTCCCATAGATTTTACTCATGCTGAAGTTAAGTGGTTCAACGGCGAGACTTTTCCTGAACAGCCGAATCTTCCTGGACTGCATAATCGTTCGAATATTGAAGCTGCATGGCTGGCCCTTGAAAAAATTGGACTTAGCATGGAAGAATTTCAGTCTGGGCTGAAAACTTTTAAAGGTAAGCCTCACCGTATTGAAAATATTGGATCAGTCAACGGAGTACAGTTTATCGACGATTCAAAAGGGACCAACCTTGATGCTGTTACAGCTGCCTTAAAAAGTTTTGCTGGGCCTGTAAGACTTTTACTAGGTGGTAAGTTTAAAGGTGGAGATGTAACAAGCCTGATTCCTGCAATGAAGGGGCGGGTTACTGAAGTTGCACTATTCGGTGCTGGCAGGGAACATTTTGAGCCACCTTTGAAAAATGATTTTAAAATTTCATGGCATGCAAATCTGGAAAAGGCTGTAAAGACCCTTTTCGCAAATTCAGATGCAGGAGATACAATCCTGCTTTCTCCCGGAACAGCAAGTTTTGATGCTTACACGGGTTATGAGGCTAGAGGCGCTGATTTTCAAAGAATCATGGAGGAATTGTCTTGA
- the mraY gene encoding phospho-N-acetylmuramoyl-pentapeptide-transferase translates to MIYHFLVPLSAQLSALNVFRYITFRSIYALLTALLITIVLGPMMMRLLNRIKCGQYIQEDIHEQHQCKAGTPTMGGLLLGFGVLVSTMLWADLTNIYVWLTMLVFTGFGIVGFIDDFTKIKRKSNKGISAKAKFLGQLIVAGTAVGLLIMQPAYSTELAVPFFKNFTPDLGWMYLPFALLVMIGASNGVNLTDGLDGLAIGPSITSATCYAFFIYIAGHFGMATYLNVPHVPGVGEVTVFCGALVGAGLGFLWYNAYPAQIFMGDVGSLSIGGVLGFIAVLCKQELLLTIVGGVFVFETVSVIMQVSYFKVSGGKRIFRMAPLHHHFEHKGIPESKIVIRFWIISILMALMALSTLKIR, encoded by the coding sequence ATGATCTATCATTTTCTAGTCCCCCTGAGCGCACAACTAAGCGCATTGAACGTATTCCGGTATATTACATTCCGGTCCATATACGCATTACTGACAGCACTTCTGATTACAATTGTACTCGGCCCTATGATGATGCGCTTGCTGAACAGAATTAAGTGTGGCCAGTACATTCAGGAAGATATCCACGAACAGCATCAATGCAAGGCCGGAACCCCGACAATGGGCGGATTATTACTAGGATTCGGAGTACTGGTTTCAACCATGCTATGGGCGGACCTGACAAACATCTATGTATGGCTGACCATGCTTGTTTTTACCGGTTTTGGAATCGTCGGCTTTATTGATGATTTCACCAAAATAAAACGCAAAAGCAATAAAGGTATATCCGCAAAAGCCAAGTTTTTAGGTCAATTGATTGTAGCTGGGACAGCCGTAGGGCTACTGATAATGCAGCCCGCCTATTCTACAGAACTGGCCGTACCATTCTTTAAAAATTTTACGCCTGATCTTGGCTGGATGTATCTTCCGTTTGCTCTGCTTGTAATGATTGGAGCATCCAACGGTGTGAATCTTACAGACGGACTTGACGGTCTTGCTATAGGTCCATCCATAACCAGTGCAACCTGTTATGCATTTTTCATCTACATCGCCGGTCACTTTGGTATGGCAACCTATCTTAATGTACCCCATGTTCCTGGCGTCGGCGAAGTTACCGTTTTCTGCGGAGCACTGGTTGGAGCAGGGCTTGGATTCCTCTGGTACAACGCCTATCCCGCACAAATTTTTATGGGTGATGTAGGCTCACTGAGTATTGGCGGAGTCCTAGGATTCATTGCAGTACTGTGTAAACAGGAGCTGCTGCTGACTATAGTTGGTGGTGTTTTTGTCTTCGAGACTGTTTCTGTAATTATGCAGGTAAGTTATTTCAAAGTGAGTGGCGGAAAAAGAATTTTTCGTATGGCTCCGTTACATCACCATTTTGAACATAAAGGCATTCCTGAATCTAAGATTGTCATCAGATTCTGGATCATCTCAATTTTAATGGCTCTCATGGCCTTAAGTACCCTGAAAATCAGGTAG
- the murG gene encoding undecaprenyldiphospho-muramoylpentapeptide beta-N-acetylglucosaminyltransferase, whose protein sequence is MKRIILTTGGTGGHVFPALAVAQEIKDRFPECLILFLGGRGSEKDMVERAGIRFKGLPAAGVMGGGIKKALKSLWIAHALVLSLKEILSFKPDAIIGFGGYAGFCPVLAGWMLGKPTAIHEQNSVPGVTNRILGKIVRKIFTSFEDICGSFPAAKTEITGNPVRKEILYSGSAAKNKSILVFGGSQGAAAINDAVIQALPQLKKAGIILRHQTGTADLERVRTAYETEGMNTEKVSAFIHDMASAYAEAQLVICRSGASTVFEVAAAGKPAIFIPFPYATHDHQTGNGNCLAKFGAAIMIPQKDLTGDLLADKILELISDQDILEEMGSKALSFARPDAASAIVDGVINIIGDRTVRGVA, encoded by the coding sequence ATGAAACGGATTATTCTAACTACAGGTGGTACCGGAGGGCATGTTTTCCCAGCTCTGGCCGTTGCTCAGGAAATCAAAGACAGATTTCCAGAATGTCTTATTCTTTTCCTAGGCGGACGTGGATCTGAAAAAGATATGGTTGAGCGTGCAGGAATTAGATTTAAAGGACTTCCTGCAGCAGGTGTTATGGGCGGCGGAATCAAAAAAGCTCTTAAATCTTTATGGATTGCACACGCTCTTGTGTTGTCTTTAAAGGAAATTTTGAGTTTCAAACCGGACGCCATTATCGGTTTTGGCGGTTATGCAGGCTTTTGTCCGGTACTGGCTGGCTGGATGCTTGGAAAACCAACAGCAATCCATGAGCAGAACAGCGTTCCAGGAGTTACTAATCGTATTCTCGGTAAAATTGTCAGAAAAATTTTTACTTCATTTGAAGATATCTGCGGCTCATTTCCAGCAGCTAAAACAGAAATTACAGGTAACCCTGTACGAAAAGAAATTTTATATTCAGGTTCGGCTGCAAAGAACAAATCAATTTTAGTCTTTGGCGGAAGTCAGGGCGCAGCAGCAATAAATGATGCAGTTATCCAGGCTCTGCCACAACTAAAAAAAGCAGGAATAATCCTGCGTCACCAGACTGGAACAGCAGATCTTGAACGGGTTCGTACTGCATATGAAACGGAAGGAATGAACACAGAGAAAGTATCAGCTTTTATTCACGATATGGCTTCAGCCTACGCCGAAGCACAACTTGTAATTTGCAGATCCGGAGCATCCACTGTTTTTGAAGTGGCAGCAGCTGGTAAGCCGGCAATATTCATTCCGTTCCCGTATGCGACCCACGACCATCAGACAGGAAACGGAAATTGTCTGGCTAAATTTGGAGCAGCAATAATGATACCCCAGAAAGATTTAACAGGGGATTTGCTGGCAGATAAAATTTTGGAACTTATTTCAGATCAGGACATTTTAGAAGAAATGGGAAGCAAAGCTCTTTCATTTGCACGTCCTGATGCGGCTTCCGCAATTGTGGATGGCGTTATTAATATTATTGGCGATAGAACAGTGAGAGGTGTGGCATGA
- a CDS encoding UDP-N-acetylmuramoyl-tripeptide--D-alanyl-D-alanine ligase, with the protein MKLTLCELEEQLKGSSDIPCAADTEITAVRIDSRLVSKGDVFFCIEGENYDGHNFAEAALEAGAAAVVVSQFRPELDGKSVIMVRDTVQALGRLAAYWRMKSNIRMIAVTGSAGKTTVKEMLAHVLEGSHSVHKNFLNMNNQLGLPLSMLEATGEEAYWVMELGISLPGDMAELGPIAMPDMAIVHNIGPAHLEGLGSLENVARYKASLFKYLRPQGLGLCCKDHDLLWNAASEIINPVAFSSQDENAPYYSTLLETLPDGRGKFIIKAEAETAEVILPTCGSHFAENTAAVTCAAHMLGMKLTDIADRLATVELPRQRFHCHTYGEWTLIDDSYNANPLSMSKAIDTAKNIASERQLILVLGDMLELGEKAGSAHCELGTKIASIKPDATFYCGKHYAEVALNTNGSTLVPVNNPTEFLNGIHELGISNAVVLFKGSRSCRMENFFHALNNQINGETGGNKA; encoded by the coding sequence TTGAAACTGACCCTGTGTGAACTCGAAGAACAGCTCAAGGGGAGCAGCGATATTCCCTGTGCAGCAGACACCGAAATCACAGCCGTGCGTATTGACAGCAGGCTTGTGAGCAAAGGCGATGTCTTTTTCTGCATTGAAGGGGAAAATTACGATGGTCATAATTTTGCTGAAGCGGCTCTTGAAGCCGGCGCAGCAGCCGTTGTTGTGTCGCAGTTCAGACCTGAGCTGGATGGCAAATCAGTCATCATGGTCAGAGATACTGTACAGGCTCTTGGCAGACTAGCTGCATATTGGCGCATGAAATCAAACATCCGCATGATTGCAGTGACTGGTTCAGCCGGAAAAACCACTGTTAAAGAAATGCTGGCCCATGTACTTGAAGGCTCTCACAGTGTGCATAAGAATTTCTTGAACATGAATAATCAGCTTGGGCTTCCACTTTCCATGCTTGAAGCTACAGGCGAAGAAGCATACTGGGTCATGGAACTTGGAATCAGCCTGCCCGGAGATATGGCCGAGCTAGGGCCGATAGCCATGCCTGATATGGCAATTGTACACAATATCGGTCCTGCGCATTTAGAAGGGCTCGGTTCGCTTGAGAACGTGGCCAGATATAAGGCATCTCTGTTCAAATATCTACGTCCTCAAGGTTTAGGTCTATGCTGTAAAGATCACGACCTGCTCTGGAATGCTGCATCTGAAATTATAAATCCGGTAGCTTTCTCTTCTCAGGACGAAAATGCACCTTACTACTCTACCCTTCTAGAAACACTTCCTGACGGTAGAGGAAAATTTATTATTAAAGCAGAGGCAGAAACTGCAGAAGTTATTTTACCCACCTGTGGGTCACACTTTGCTGAAAATACAGCCGCCGTTACCTGCGCTGCGCACATGCTTGGTATGAAATTGACTGATATCGCAGACAGACTGGCAACAGTTGAGCTTCCCAGACAAAGATTCCATTGTCATACATATGGAGAATGGACACTTATCGATGACTCATACAATGCCAATCCTCTTTCCATGAGCAAAGCTATTGATACAGCTAAAAATATTGCTTCAGAAAGACAGTTGATACTGGTCCTTGGAGATATGCTTGAGCTGGGAGAAAAAGCAGGCAGCGCACATTGTGAACTGGGAACAAAGATAGCTTCTATCAAACCGGATGCAACATTCTATTGCGGAAAGCATTATGCAGAAGTGGCTTTAAATACCAATGGCTCTACTCTTGTACCGGTAAACAATCCAACAGAATTTTTGAATGGAATACATGAACTTGGAATAAGTAATGCGGTGGTTCTTTTTAAAGGGTCAAGATCATGCCGTATGGAAAACTTTTTTCACGCACTCAATAATCAAATCAACGGGGAGACCGGAGGAAACAAAGCATGA
- a CDS encoding UDP-N-acetylmuramoyl-L-alanyl-D-glutamate--2,6-diaminopimelate ligase: protein MSNRVMNKTKWETLIAKVGEGLMVRTDSREVQDGDIFVAISGPLRDGADFVPQAIENGASYIVCEKDVETESAELIIHTSPREALGELATAYFKTDQNKIKLVGITGTNGKTTVSYLIEQLLSSAGLKVGVLGTVSYRWPGFNQEAPLTTPGCWQLHEMLSCMNEAGVDVAVMEVSSHALDQMRVAGLNFDAAVITNVTQDHLDYHGDMESYFKAKCMLFKHYPTALKRGIINFDDPYGRRLLECYSPSIGFGLDASCASGGNALCGEMISCTGHGMHLKMTYGDKSWEIESDLIGRHNGSNLLAAQAVGLHLELTPEKMDVFKEFDGVPGRLERVRNDKGLNIFVDYAHTPDALENVLRTLNDLNFNRVITVFGCGGDRDRSKRPLMAAAACRYSDVAVLTSDNPRTENPLSILDDVRPGLKGCKNIIEDVDRASAIRKAVAEMTVDDVLLIAGKGHETYQIIGTEKRDFSDCAEVSKAIKEIYG from the coding sequence ATGTCAAATAGAGTAATGAATAAAACAAAATGGGAAACACTCATCGCCAAAGTAGGCGAAGGGCTGATGGTCCGTACTGATTCTCGCGAAGTTCAGGATGGTGATATTTTTGTCGCCATTTCCGGTCCATTGCGTGACGGTGCAGACTTTGTCCCGCAGGCTATTGAAAATGGTGCTTCATACATCGTTTGCGAAAAAGATGTAGAGACAGAATCAGCCGAATTGATCATACACACTTCCCCTCGTGAAGCTCTGGGTGAACTGGCAACAGCCTATTTTAAAACAGATCAGAACAAAATTAAACTTGTGGGAATCACTGGAACGAACGGTAAAACAACTGTTTCATACCTGATTGAGCAGTTGCTTTCTTCTGCAGGGCTTAAAGTAGGAGTTCTCGGCACTGTCAGCTACCGCTGGCCTGGCTTTAATCAGGAAGCACCACTTACGACTCCCGGATGCTGGCAGTTACACGAAATGCTTTCATGCATGAACGAAGCAGGTGTTGATGTTGCTGTCATGGAAGTGTCCTCACATGCGCTTGACCAGATGCGGGTTGCAGGACTTAATTTTGATGCCGCAGTAATCACAAACGTTACTCAGGACCATCTTGATTACCACGGTGACATGGAATCATATTTTAAAGCCAAATGTATGTTGTTCAAGCATTACCCTACAGCTCTTAAACGAGGCATTATCAATTTTGATGATCCATACGGAAGAAGGCTTCTTGAATGCTACTCCCCCTCCATCGGTTTCGGGCTGGATGCATCCTGCGCAAGCGGCGGTAATGCTTTATGCGGAGAAATGATTTCCTGCACAGGTCACGGTATGCACCTGAAAATGACCTACGGTGATAAAAGCTGGGAAATTGAATCAGATCTCATCGGCAGACATAACGGATCAAATTTACTGGCAGCTCAAGCAGTCGGCCTGCATTTAGAGCTTACTCCTGAAAAAATGGACGTTTTCAAAGAATTTGACGGAGTTCCCGGACGTCTGGAAAGGGTCAGGAATGATAAAGGACTAAATATTTTCGTTGATTACGCACACACACCTGACGCTCTTGAAAATGTATTGCGTACGCTTAACGATCTAAATTTTAATAGAGTTATTACTGTCTTTGGTTGCGGTGGAGACCGCGACCGGTCCAAACGTCCGCTGATGGCAGCTGCTGCATGCAGATATTCTGATGTCGCCGTGCTGACCTCTGACAATCCGCGAACTGAAAATCCGCTGAGCATTCTTGATGACGTTCGTCCAGGACTGAAAGGCTGTAAAAACATCATCGAAGATGTGGACCGGGCATCTGCTATCAGAAAAGCTGTTGCAGAAATGACTGTTGATGATGTTCTGCTTATTGCAGGCAAAGGACATGAGACTTACCAGATTATAGGAACTGAAAAACGGGACTTCAGCGATTGTGCAGAAGTTTCAAAAGCTATCAAGGAGATTTACGGTTGA
- the murC gene encoding UDP-N-acetylmuramate--L-alanine ligase produces MRSRVGNIHMIGIGGSGMSGIAEVLINMGFTVTGSDLAAGAPVKRLLKMGAQVFIGHGAENVTDADVVVKSTAISEENPEVIKARELGIPIIPRAEMLAELMRLRTGIAVAGTHGKTTTTSLLATIFTEAELDPTVIIGGRLNTFGSNARLGDGQYLIAEADESDGSFLCLSPIITIVTNVDKDHLDFYHDQDAIDKSFRKFMNSIPFYGMNIVCGDDPGVKRLLPSIKRPCLTYGLEKGNKLRAEILSCEVRSLFKVFYEDELLGEVSLAQPGQHNVLNALGAIGVALEAGIDKKVIFSGLSNFMGVGRRFEKKGECKGVLVVDDYGHHPAEIAATLKTAKACFPNRRLVVAFQPHRFTRTQALFGEFCKTFEYADELLLTEIYPASESPIPGVNGMSLAQGIRQVSSTKVRFYPDFEMMENELPNILKPGDLFITQGAGSIYKIGENFLNYLEEQGCDCKIAENCTPL; encoded by the coding sequence ATGCGTAGCAGAGTAGGCAATATTCATATGATCGGTATCGGAGGTTCAGGCATGAGCGGTATTGCCGAAGTTCTGATCAATATGGGTTTTACAGTAACAGGCTCAGATCTTGCCGCTGGAGCCCCAGTGAAAAGACTGCTCAAGATGGGAGCTCAGGTTTTCATCGGACATGGTGCGGAAAACGTTACTGATGCTGATGTTGTGGTTAAATCAACTGCTATATCTGAAGAAAACCCGGAAGTAATAAAAGCGCGTGAACTGGGTATTCCTATCATTCCAAGAGCAGAAATGCTTGCCGAACTTATGAGATTGCGTACAGGAATAGCTGTGGCTGGTACTCACGGCAAAACCACAACCACATCACTGTTGGCAACAATTTTTACTGAAGCAGAACTGGACCCCACCGTGATCATAGGTGGACGCCTCAATACCTTCGGCAGCAACGCCCGTCTTGGAGACGGACAATACCTGATTGCAGAAGCGGATGAGTCTGACGGGTCATTTCTCTGCCTTTCGCCCATTATTACTATTGTGACCAACGTAGATAAGGATCATCTTGATTTCTATCATGATCAGGACGCAATTGATAAATCGTTTCGCAAATTCATGAACTCCATCCCTTTTTATGGAATGAATATTGTCTGCGGCGACGATCCTGGTGTTAAAAGATTATTGCCCAGCATCAAACGCCCCTGCCTAACTTACGGTTTGGAAAAAGGGAATAAACTGCGTGCGGAAATTTTATCCTGTGAAGTTCGCTCTCTGTTCAAAGTTTTTTATGAAGACGAACTTCTAGGAGAAGTATCTCTTGCCCAGCCGGGACAGCACAATGTGCTTAACGCCCTTGGAGCCATAGGCGTGGCTTTAGAAGCCGGAATTGATAAAAAAGTTATCTTTTCAGGATTGTCCAACTTCATGGGTGTGGGACGAAGGTTTGAGAAAAAAGGCGAATGCAAAGGAGTTCTTGTTGTCGATGACTATGGGCATCATCCAGCAGAAATTGCAGCAACACTCAAAACAGCTAAAGCATGCTTTCCAAATCGCAGACTGGTTGTTGCTTTTCAGCCGCACAGGTTTACCAGAACACAGGCTCTGTTCGGTGAATTCTGTAAAACGTTTGAATACGCCGATGAACTTCTGCTGACTGAAATTTATCCTGCTTCCGAATCTCCTATTCCGGGAGTCAACGGCATGTCATTAGCGCAGGGAATCAGACAGGTCAGCAGCACTAAAGTCCGCTTTTATCCGGATTTTGAAATGATGGAAAACGAGCTCCCCAATATTCTGAAACCAGGTGATCTTTTTATTACTCAGGGAGCAGGATCTATTTATAAGATTGGCGAAAACTTTTTGAATTATCTGGAAGAACAGGGTTGCGATTGTAAAATTGCAGAGAACTGTACTCCACTATAA
- the murB gene encoding UDP-N-acetylmuramate dehydrogenase has product MTLKLLHEPSMSELTSLGIGGTARTLAKVCDENGLDKLARFVESERPGLLALGEGSNMLAGDGKLDLALVQIDRKQKSDAAISGWTVRVPADMRLPKLLATLIREGLSGMEGLAGIPGSVGGSIAMNAGSYGTDMATSVKRVRLWTPTKGLFWKDASEMQWGYRFFSPATDEFTLVWEAEFELSASSEDEVRNRIKEIFSKKKATQPVLEKTAGCVFKNPEGYSAGKLLDEAGFRGKNLGGMCFSEIHANFLVNKGGGSASQALELMSLATETVTERFGITLKPEVIIIS; this is encoded by the coding sequence ATGACACTGAAGTTGCTTCATGAACCGAGCATGTCTGAGCTCACCTCCCTTGGTATTGGCGGAACCGCCCGTACACTTGCCAAGGTGTGTGATGAAAACGGACTAGACAAGCTGGCCCGCTTTGTAGAAAGCGAAAGGCCCGGTCTTCTTGCTCTAGGTGAAGGAAGCAATATGCTCGCTGGTGACGGTAAACTTGACCTTGCACTGGTTCAAATTGACCGTAAACAAAAATCAGATGCAGCGATTTCAGGTTGGACAGTAAGAGTTCCCGCAGACATGCGTCTTCCCAAATTGCTGGCAACTCTGATCAGGGAAGGCCTTAGCGGCATGGAAGGACTGGCAGGTATTCCGGGCTCAGTTGGTGGCAGCATTGCTATGAATGCCGGATCTTACGGAACCGACATGGCAACCTCAGTTAAAAGAGTCAGACTATGGACCCCGACGAAGGGACTTTTCTGGAAAGACGCGTCTGAAATGCAATGGGGTTACAGATTTTTTTCACCTGCTACGGATGAATTCACGCTGGTCTGGGAAGCCGAATTTGAGCTTTCCGCATCCAGTGAAGATGAAGTCAGAAATAGAATAAAGGAAATATTCAGCAAGAAAAAAGCAACACAACCTGTTCTTGAAAAAACAGCAGGATGTGTTTTCAAAAATCCCGAAGGTTACAGTGCGGGAAAATTGTTGGATGAAGCAGGATTCAGAGGCAAAAACCTCGGAGGCATGTGCTTTTCTGAGATTCACGCCAACTTTCTTGTAAATAAGGGTGGCGGTTCGGCATCTCAAGCATTGGAACTAATGTCTTTGGCAACAGAAACCGTAACTGAAAGGTTCGGCATCACTTTAAAGCCGGAGGTCATAATAATATCATGA